From one Sylvia atricapilla isolate bSylAtr1 chromosome 17, bSylAtr1.pri, whole genome shotgun sequence genomic stretch:
- the DEPDC5 gene encoding LOW QUALITY PROTEIN: GATOR1 complex protein DEPDC5 (The sequence of the model RefSeq protein was modified relative to this genomic sequence to represent the inferred CDS: inserted 2 bases in 1 codon), producing the protein MRTNKVYKLVIHKKGFGGSDDELVVNPKVFLQIKLGDVVEIAHPNDEYSPLLLQVKSLKEDLQKETISVDQTVAQVFRLRPYQDVHVNVVDPKEVTLDLVELTFKDQYIGRGDMWRLKKSLVSTCAYVTQKVEFAGIRAQAGELWVKSEKVTCGYISEDTRVVFRSTSAMVYIFIQMSCEMWDFDIYGDLYFEKAVNGFLADLFTKWKEKNCSHEVTVVLFSRTFYEAKSIDEFPETHRASIRQDHEGRYYEDFYKVVVQNERREEWTSLLVTIKKLFIQYPVLVRLEQAEGFPPGYNSTSAQGNYLEAINLSFNVFDKHYINRNFDRTGQMSVVITPGVGVFEVDRLLMILTKQRMIDNGIGVDLVCMGEQPLHAVPLFKLHNRCGPGDSRMGDDYNIPHWINHSFYTSKSQLLCNSFTPRIKLAGRKPLTEKAKSSRDASLGAPKDAENALPIQVDYDGYDAQVFRLPGPSRAQRCSTFRSVRERESRTRKSSSSYDVSCSPSLQSRTLPPEEVRSQASDDSSLGKISNILMIPRPHLHQCEVSSSLGYTSTRDFLENPLESQQRDSSAPGRFHVGSAESLLHIRPGGYAPQRALINPFAPSRMPMKLTSNRRRWMHTFPVGPSGEAIQIHHQTRQNMAEMQGSGQQDLTHSSAELLELAYHEATGRHVSSRHPGDGGSFLSFGGAEEYGHGPGAGPGAGVNLKTQNKDSLEDAVSNSPDPMPGFCCTVGVDWKSLTTPACLPLTTDYFPDRQSLQNDYTEGCYDLLPEADIDRRDEEGVQMTAQQVFEEFICQRLMQGYQIIVQPKPQKPAPAVPPPLSSSPLYSRGLVSRNRPEEEDQYWLSMGRTFHKVTLKDKIITVTRYLPKYPYESAQINYTYSLCPSHSDSEFVSCWVEFSHERLEEYKWNYLDQYICSAGSEDFSLIESLKFWRTRFLLLPACISATKRIMEGEAHCDVYGDKPRSDEEEWQLLDGFIRFVEGLNRIRRRHRSDRMIRKGSAMKGLQMAGPIPTHSLEQSGPPIGKKGTSALSALLQMEASQKTLGEQQAAMLSGKSSGQPSESGNIAITPTYMDSPRKDGAFFMDFVRSPRTASTFYSQVSIDQSVPATSDGSTLLPTGQGPDRGSTQALGSTQNAAEPGYSTAAAAEGSSQQCSTSALTSSSTLVEILEAMKHPTTGIQLLSEQKGLSPYCFISAEVVHWLVNNVEGVHTQAMAIDIMQKMLEEQLIVHASGEALRTFIYGFYFYKIVVDKEPDRVGLQQPAMWHTAAMDDFSAFQRKWFEVAFVAEELLHSEIPAFLLPWLPSRPASYASRHSSFSRSFGGRSQAAALLAATVPEQRTVTLDVDVNNRTDRLEWCSCYYHXNFSLNAAFEIKLHWMAVTAAVLFDGEILAFWTATECLSGPVSLGRLGTLC; encoded by the exons ATGAGAACGAACAAAGTGTACAAGCTCGTCATACATAAGAAGGGGTTTGGAGGCAGTG ATGATGAGCTGGTGGTAAATCCTAAAGTATTTCTTCAAATCAAGCTGGGAGATGTTGTGGAAATTGCCCATCCCAATGATGAATACAG TCCCCTGCTTCTACAAGTGAAGTCACTGAAGGAAGATTTGCAGAAAG AGACCATCAGTGTGGATCAGACCGTTGCCCAAGTGTTCCGCCTGCGGCCCTACCAGGATGTCCATGTCAACGTTGTTGACCCAAAG GAGGTGACCTTGGACTTGGTGGAGCTGACATTTAAAGACCAGTACATTGGGCGTGGGGATATGTGGCGACTGAAGAAGAGTTTG GTCAGCACCTGTGCATATGTCACCCAAAAAGTCGAATTTGCAGGTATCAG ggccCAAGCAGGTGAACTGTGGGTAAAGAGTGAGAAAGTCACTTGTGGATACATCAGTGAGGACACCCGG GTGGTCTTCCGCTCCACTTCTGCCatggtttatatttttatccAGATGAGCTGTGAAATGTGGGATTTTGATATTTATG ggGATCTATACTTTGAGAAAGCTGTGAATGGTTTCCTTGCTGACCTCTTCACAAAATGGAAG GAGAAGAATTGCAGCCATGAAGTGACAGTGGTTCTATTTTCAAGAACATTTTATGAAGCAAAATCTATAG ATGAGTTTCCTGAAACGCATCGTGCGTCAATTCGGCAGGACCACGAGGGAAGATATTATGAAGATTTTTACAA AGTCGTGGTTCAGAATGAGAGGCGGGAAGAGTGGACCTCCTTGCTTGTGACcattaaaaagcttttcatccAGTATCCTGTGTTGGTACGACTTGAGCAAGCAG AGGGCTTTCCTCCAGGTTACAATTCTACCTCAGCACAAGGGAACTACTTGGAGGCAATAAATCTTTCATTCAATG TGTTTGACAAGCATTACATCAACCGCAACTTTGACCGCACGGGGCAGATGTCGGTGGTGATCACCCCGGGCGTGGGCGTGTTCGAGGTGGATCGGCTCCTCATGATCCTCACCAAGCAGCGCATGATTGACAATG GGATAGGTGTGGATTTGGTGTGCATGGGAGAGCAACCCTTGCATGCTGTACCACTCTTTAAG CTCCATAATCGCTGTGGGCCTGGTGACTCACGAATGGGTGATGACTACAATATCCCACACTGGATAAATCATAG tttctaCACTTCCAAAAGTCAACTCCTGTGTAACAGCTTCACTCCACGGATCAAGCTGGCAGGAAGGAAG CCACTGACTGAGAAAGCAAAGAGTAGTCGTGATGCCT cattagGAGCACCAAAGGATGCTGAGAATGCCTTGCCTATCCAGGTGGATTATGATGGCTATGATGCCCAGGTGTTCAGGCTGCCAGGCCCATCCAGAGCCCAGCGCTGTAGCACTTTCAG GTCGgtgagggagagggagagccGCACCAGGAAGAGCTCCAGCTCGTACGACGTGTCGTGCAGCCCCTCGCTGCAGAGCCGCACACTGCCCCCCGAGGAGGTGAGGAGCCAGGCTTCTGACGACAGCTCCCTGGGCAAGATCTCCAACATCCTCATGATCCCGCGGCCTCACCTGCACCAGTGTGAAGTCAGCAGCTCCTTGGGCTATACCAGCACCAGAG ATTTCCTGGAGAACCCGCTGGAGTCTCAGCAGCGCGACTCGAGCGCCCCGGGGCGGTTCCACGTGGGCAGCGCCGAGTCGCTGCTGCACATCCGGCCGGGCGGGTACGCGCCGCAGCGCGCCCTCATCAACCCCTTCGCGCCGTCCCGCATGCCCATGAAGCTGACCTCCAACCGCCGGCGCTGGATGCACACCTTCCCCGTGG GTCCCTCAGGAGAAGCCATCCAGATCCACCATCAAACCCGCCAGAACATGGCAGAAATGCAGGGCAGTGGGCAGCAGGATTTGACACATTCCTCTgcggagctgctggagctggcttACCATGAGGCAACTGGCAG ACACGTCAGCTCTCGGCACCCAGGGGACGGCGGCTCCTTCCTGAGTTTCGGCGGGGCGGAGGAGTACGGGCACGGGCCGggggccggccccggggcag GGGTGAACCTCAAAACTCAGAACAAGGATTCCTTGGAAGATGCTGTCTCTAATTCTCCAGATCCAA TGCCAGGCTTCTGTTGTACAGTGGGAGTGGACTGGAAATCCCTCACTACCCCAGCCTGCCTCCCTCTCACCACGGATTACTTCCCCGACCGCCAGAGCCTGCAGAACGATTACACCGAGGGCTGCTACGacctgctgccagaggctgacATTGACAG GAGGGATGAGGAAGGAGTGCAGATGACAGCCCAGCAGGTGTTTGAGGAGTTTATTTGCCAGCGTCTCATGCAAGGCTATCAGATCATCGTGCAGCCCAAACCGCAGAAGCCTGCCCCGGCCGTGCCACCCCcgctcagcagcagccccctCTACAGCAGAG GTCTTGTGTCAAGAAATAGGCCTGAGGAAGAGGATCAATACTGGCTGAGCATGGGCCGTACTTTCCACAAAGTCAccttaaaagacaaaataattactGTGACTCGCTACCTGCCAAA GTATCCATATGAATCTGCTCAGATAAACTACACCTACAGCTTGTGCCCCTCACACTCTGACTCTGAATTTGTCTCTTGCTGGGTAGAATTTTCCCATGAGAGACTAGAAGAGTACAAGTGGAATTACTTGGATCAGTATAtctgctctgctggctcagaGGATTTCAG CCTGATCGAGTCGCTGAAGTTCTGGAGGACGcggttcctgctgctgcccgcCTGCATCAGCGCCACCAAGCGCATCATGGAGGGGGAGGCGCACTGCGACGTGTACGGCGACAAGCCCCGCTCGGACGAGGAGGAGTGGCAGCTCCTCGACGGCTTCATCCGCTTCGTGGAGGGCTTGAACCGCATCCGCCGCCGCCACCGCTCCGATCGAATGATCCGA aaAGGGTCTGCCATGAAAGGCTTGCAGATGGCTGGTCCAATTCCCACTCACTCTCTGGAGCAGTCTGGGCCTCCCATTGGGAAAAAAGGAACCTCAGCactgtcagctctgctgcagatgGAAGCCAGTCAGAA gACCCTGGGGGAGCAGCAAGCAGCCATGCTTTCTGGGAAGAGCTCTGGCCAGCCTTCAGAGAGTGGGAACATTGCCATCACACCCACCTACATGGACAGCCCTCGGAAG GATGGGGCCTTCTTTATGGACTTTGTTCGCAGCCCACGCACAGCTTCAACCTTCTACTCCCAG GTCTCTATTGATCAATCAGTTCCTGCAACCTCAGATGGCAGCACCTTGCTACCCACGGGGCAGGGCCCTGACAGGGGCAGCACCCAGGCCCTGGGGAGCACCCAGaatgctgcagagccaggataCAGCAcggcagctgctgcagagggcag CTCTCAGCAGTGTTCCACAAGTGCTCTGACTTCCTCCTCCACTTTGGTTGAGATCCTTGAAGCCATGAAACACCCCAC cacagggatcCAGCTGCTCTCTGAACAGAAGGGCCTCTCCCCCTACTGCTTCATCAGTGCAGAGGTGGTGCACTGGCTGGTCAATAACGTGGAAGGGGTGCACACCCAGGCCATGGCCATTGACATAATGCAG AAAATGTTAGAAGAGCAGCTTATTGTCCATGCATCTGGAGAAGCTTTACGAACCTTTAtttatggcttttatttttacaagatCGTTGTGGACAAAGAACCAGACCGAG tggggctgcagcagcctgccATGTGGCACACAGCTGCCATGGACGACTTCTCAGCCTTCCAGAGGAAATGGTTTGAGGTGGCCTTTGTGGCAGAAGAGCTCCTGCACTCGGAGATCCCGGCGTTcttgctgccctggctgcccagCCGCCCCGCCTCCTATGCAAGTAGGCACAGTTCCTTTAGCCGCAGTTTCGGAGGACGGAGCCAGGCAGCTGCACTCTTAG
- the PRR14L gene encoding protein PRR14L isoform X1 — MLSFGVESLLHSSVSAVIEELYPGLPESISTELMAVPGPSLGLDAQSDGPVPVLAHRDGPWTSAIGNFCHKTEDLGDMLQVISHGPAESFPEELLQAGDLAENEKSRKRHFRKLDCSSDGYQKEDKEAQGAEYHHAESCPSTLEESWSQQEDPHLHEQGAKSLRTCCTEVAGSLRNTEENQANVQVTAETLPKLTEEVQGMKSDGTRIFSKAGYRNDRVSKGLPPESSQCPDVDTVMARAGVSETSILGFLEPLKAMDIGAATDHPQETSDYSGSKAHAARPLRTGGNCLSVLEIREEKLPRQNPLNELSTSFANYQTCQRDEENYAYDYFKGSVPGQNGPRELFSAESCRTRSTQSSEVLCPVLKSICYLDFGNMPLESSSAVPGIISEVPQNYLPQNIKHHTPYDHGTGFLGNQTSTSVPVKQISVVRNKRLSSAKIHPRELSATVGRSYSSESGETAEIWRKNAVGDNIEICSCPEPQDTANSEHCHSLVFNSVASSAEFSKERFKIFLSEGDKFKKDQWQFSVSDPCKNDIKENRLWVETSNIASHETVQRDRCFYSTANKIPPLSNHSCLDLSTKLEKDSPKAQLLEKESESNTTSKELDGGLFGAAEADSSDSLFTGNKTNLFHTLNVTLPPVLQKSRELHYNECLPCTANKVSCRDKAWGDLSRKELIGASRKTAKQVAEVLLHKDKFKSSVNSMTFDNPNTTSRVSQMNVKSSAGKTERMVTGLGNELCRTWICNNQSIKKQGTAASTSCILSGSTRVDEVCLNSHSFGVKVDKIEENDNLEGKSSSGYNSKEAIIFPEPHAPLAHGSLLCENDWGNRDIALHGINVIPRGKTMLCSAYTAEKSTATLARDEISNKNMEVVEQVDLCKGTGSEIVYDRDEAKEQIGRRASQTEEIDKIRPVDSPNAPEGNLRNNMNEQLLDRYLKKNTCSHNFGFYNSLLGPWRRELDTRGQEKMPLLTADPCDPHPALDKVNIPTQHAGQTGETLCPVGNQLHPCQSESDVPVLGSEQRLESLTNQPNTDLQTMGGSVERDKVGPNHSEEVLLKTGGDLPLLDHRYKREARLEGALQENVMGLDSSTGVKNEQSSGYMDSISDLIEEKTIRLQHKNRRERNNKGTPEENFSDGRPHCSQQARFIKCAKEKAELVFAGKKTQQSLPKMKWLVENQENTISAQLLPISSIHGSLSYKPENRNVLSDTENRECLSINPILNDSCLQLTFEPGKETDAQRGIGPSHFGKFDIQGSCVETQADSETLSALNSHISLPEKEKLCMSPENTQRDNCALSSAEAFSKDTSMTKILSVTISVKKKSSNIEVPSSGNESAAGSLYGARSSRVCAHSKESLKGEGLCMPAVKDMDMSSPESLPSEETLKNTDMVENINVISDMENRESLSITPILNNSCPQLTFETGKETGDQRGISAPRSEKFDIQETSSKTQVDLETMSALNSHISLPEKEKLCMSPENTQRDISSLDKRFNNETSMTKILSVTISVKKRTSSIEVPSSGNESAAGSQYGAKSSRVCAHSKESLKGKGLCMPAVKDRDMSSPKSPPSEEKFKNTRVEGKIGKEVAHRGRLPKDRQRALLEDSKESGSKIVPLRIEKYGKVLEEIPRSKLNNLSKERQTDTKLPNLAGTSALSQTVHDREAGAVSDTEAAPEVQDDTTPTVSPPLGTLSDSCKEPSPNCVVCREACVPYKLNARSKDNVKEVTEGQDKEPTHADCKENGALGSERLEQIQELQILKQKKYGKMEVHQLDKAQPEQKLEHQEKAKFILQPSMLHSSELLCSSSSDLMTSRNVKSGGTSEEIFAVRGSKNKLCSTLQEVERPKITTDFISSQFLKTQDSEMENLNLNLGYDGIPGAFGTTNKRRGTTNKLRGPLPLKIQPGRTCKKVPTLCQLKTVRKIKKMKTPPFSEIPLEIFPKQENTLLESLYFPRKPLTVEKETAMRFAHMPRQRAKRCSLLNSLKFRKCTKEPALLSKLSAMASKLLAPAKSRRKLEFLPYSSEILPVGDRYSQSKNLLEAFSCINRNVHSRWADSCCTKMFSFQPLALYPVETTKILSSDLSHTPPTSFLDTSVFPISFHIKLDSSPVTDLRGITSQHSVHHSPVFRETPAPASKWTLSFLLSQSCSDTTAFKEDSSVNNELHSSHSTTTPRTVAVHPDPGRNTVAGRRGGCSTLGLHTVLALSSPGCYRIWTRRRNLTSHIPTIQRLFISQLAQGLKGDRYPRCVSDEPVSSLPYSLGRVLSIWSQHGPSARPSEITPLHSTHCKWQPSVGIENSCAMLPHLPAQSMGALQTAGHAIRLETSFPFPLPKPRAPPESLPSPPRLSASELQIPALDEADASVPACLRSQDDSELKKTEPEERPKKVSQIRIRKTVPKPDPNLTPMGLPKPKRLKKKEFSLEEIYTNKNYKSPPPARSLETIFEEPKEKNGHLISVSQQKRKRILEFQDFTLPRKRKTRGKIKAVGSFTRAKRAALQSAELDVLLSQKLMDLEAFFAEEVEQEQASSI; from the exons ATGCTCTCATTTGGGGTGGAGTCTCTCCTTCATTCTTCTGTGTCTGCTGTAATAGAGGAGCTGTACCCTGGACTGCCAGAGAGCATCTCCACAGAACTGATGGCAGTGCCAGGGCCCAGCCTTGGACTGGATGCACAGTCTGATGGGCCAGTGCCCgtgctggcacacagggatGGGCCATGGACTTCTGCCATAGGAAACTTCTGCCACAAAACGGAGGATTTGGGTGATATGCTCCAGGTGATTTCTCATGGGCCAGCAGAATCCTTTCCTGAAGAATTACTACAGGCTGGAGACCTTGCAGAgaatgaaaaaagcagaaaaagacaCTTTAGGAAATTAGACTGTTCTAGTGATGGATACCAGAAAGAAGATAAAGAGGCACAAGGTGCTGAGTACCATCATGCTGAAAGTTGTCCTTCAACCCTGGAGGAAAGTTGGTCACAACAA GAGGACCCTCACTTACATGAGCAAGGGGCAAAGTCTTTGAGAACCTGTTGCACTGAAGTTGCAGGATCTCTGAGGAATACAG aagaaaaccaagcaaATGTTCAGGTGACAGCTGAAACTCTGCCAAAGCTCACTGAAGAAGTACAAGGTATGAAGTCTGATGGGACTAGGATATTTAGCAAAGCAGGATACAGGAATGACAGAGTGAGTAAAGGTCTTCCACCTGAGAGCAGTCAATGCCCAGATGTAGACACAGTCATGGCCAGAGCTGGGGTTTCAGAAACCAGCATCTTAGGTTTTTTAGAGCCTTTAAAAGCCATGGACATTGGAGCAGCTACGGATCATCCACAAGAAACAAGTGACTATAGTGGGTCAAAAGCCCATGCTGCCAGGCCACTGAGAACAGGGGGGAATTGTCTATCTGTTTTGGAGATTAGAGAAGAAAAGTTACCCCGACAAAATCCTCTTAATGAACTCAGTACATCATTTGCTAATTACCAGACTTGTCAGCGGgatgaagaaaattatgcttATGACTACTTTAAGGGTTCTGTACCTGGACAAAATGGACCTCGTGAGTTGTTCTCAGCAGAAAGCTGTAGAACACGCTCCACACAAAGTTCTGAAGTTTTATGTCCAGTTCTGAAAAGCATCTGTTATCTGGACTTCGGAAATATGCCACTAGAAAGCAGTTCTGCAGTTCCTGGAATTATCAGTGAAGTCCCCCAGAATTACCTTCCCCAAAACATCAAACATCACACTCCTTATGATCATGGAACTGGGTTTTTAGGAAACCAAACCTCCACATCTGTACCAGTAAAGCAGATCTCAGTGGTAAGGAACAAACGATTATCTAGTGCAAAAATTCATCCTAGGGAATTAAGTGCTACTGTAGGAAGATCATACAGCTCTGAATCTGGTGAGACTGCTGAAATCTGGAGAAAAAATGCTGTGGGAGATAACATTGAAATTTGTAGCTGTCCTGAACCTCAAGACACTGCTAATTCTGAGCATTGTCATTCTCTAGTTTTTAATTCTGTTGCTTCATCTGCTGAGTTCtcaaaagaaagatttaaaatattcctaTCAGAAGGTGATAAGTTTAAAAAGGACCAATGGCAATTCTCTGTCAGTGACCCATGCAAGAATGACATAAAAGAAAATCGTTTGTGGGTGGAAACAAGTAACATTGCTTCCCATGAAACTGTGCAGAGAGACAGATGCTTTTATAGTACTGCCAATAAAATTCCTCCTCTCAGTAACCACAGCTGTCTTGATCTTAGTACCAAGCTAGAAAAAGACTCACCCAAGGCACAACTGCTTGAAAAGGAATCTGAGAGCAATACAACATCAAAAGAGTTGGATGGTGGTTTATTtggagctgcagaagctgaTAGTAGTGACAGCTTATTCACTGGgaacaaaacaaatttgtttCATACACTAAATGTAACTCTACCTCCTGTTTTACAAAAATCAAGAGAACTTCATTATAATGAGTGTCTTCCTTGTACTGCTAATAAAGTTTCATGTAGGGACAAGGCTTGGGGTGATCTGTCTAGAAAAGAATTAATTGGTGCTTCTCGAAAAACAGCGAAACAAGTAGCTGAAGTTTTGCTTCATAAAGACAAATTCAAGTCTTCTGTAAATTCCATGACTTTTGATAACCCTAATACAACAAGCAGAGTATCTCAAATGAACGTAAAATCTTCTGcaggaaagacagagagaatGGTCACTGGTTTAGGAAATGAACTTTGTCGCACATGGATTTGTAATAATCAGAGTATAAAAAAACAGGGTACAGCTGCCAGTACTTCCTGCATTTTATCAGGGAGTACACGTGTGGATGAAGTTTGCCTGAACAGTCATTCTTTTGGTGTTAAAGTTGataaaattgaagaaaatgatAATTTGGAAGGAAAGTCTTCATCTGGATATAACAGTAAAGAGGCAATCATCTTTCCAGAACCACACGCTCCTTTGGCACATGGATCTCTTCTTTGTGAAAATGACTGGGGCAACAGAGATATAGCTCTGCATGGGATAAATGtcattcccagaggaaaaaccATGTTATGCTCAGCATATACTGCAGAGAAGTCTACTGCTACCTTGGCAAGAGATGAGATTTCAAATAAGAATATGGAGGTTGTGGAACAAGTTGATCTTTGTAAGGGGACGGGCAGTGAAATTGTTTATGACAGAGATGAAGCAAAAGAACAGATTGGCAGACGTGCTTCTCAGACAGAAGAAATTGATAAAATAAGACCTGTGGATTCCCCAAATGCTCCTGAAGGAAATCTGAGAAATAATATGAATGAACAGCTATTAGATagatatttgaagaaaaacaccTGTTCTCATAATTTTGGATTTTACAACTCTCTGTTAGGCCCATGGAGGAGAGAACTCGACACACGTGGGCAGGAAAAAATGCCATTGCTCACAGCTGATCCCTGTGATCCACACCCAGCACTTGACAAGGTGAACATTCCAACACAGCATGCTGGCCAAACAGGAGAGACCCTTTGTCCAGTGGGAAATCAGCTTCATCCATGTCAGAGTGAGTCTGATGTCCCGGTGCTGGGCAGTGAGCAGCGTTTAGAAAGTttaaccaaccaaccaaacaccGACTTACAAACCATGGGTGGTTCTGTGGAAAGAGACAAAGTTGGTCCTAATCACAGTGAAGAGGTTCTGCTAAAAACAGGTGGTGACCTGCCTCTGTTAGACCATAGATACAAAAGAGAAGCCAGGTTGGAAGGAGCTCTACAAGAGAATGTCATGGGTTTGGACTCTTCAACTGGTGTGAAAAATGAACAGTCTTCAGGATACATGGACTCCATCAGTGATCTAATTGAAGAGAAGACAATCAGACTACAACATAAGAACAGACGGGAAAGAAACAATAAAGGGACTCCTGAAGAAAACTTTTCTGATGGCAGACCACATTGCTCACAGCAGGCTCGTTTTATCAAATGtgcaaaagagaaagcagagctggtgtttGCAGGAAAGAAAACGCAGCAATCTTTGCCAAAGATGAAGTGGTTGGTGGAGAACCAGGAAAATACAATTAGTGCTCAACTTCTGCCCATTTCATCAATTCATGGGAGTCTTTCATACAAGCCAGAAAATAGGAATGTGCTTTCAgatacagaaaacagagaatgtCTGAGTATAAATCCTATCTTAAATGACTCTTGCTTGCAGTTAACTTTTGAGCCTGGTAAAGAAACTGATGCTCAAAGGGGCATTGGTCCATCTCATTTTGGAAAGTTTGACATCCAAGGATCTTGTGTTGAGACTCAAGCAGATTCAGAAACTCTGTCAGCTCTGAATTCTCACATCTCTCTGcctgagaaggaaaagctgtgcaTGTCACCTGAGAATACACAAAGAGATAATTGTGCTTTGTCTTCAGCTGAAGCTTTTAGCAAAGATACTTCAATGacaaaaattctttctgtaacaatttctgtgaagaaaaaatcCAGCAATATTGAGGTTCCATCTTCAGGGAATGAATCAGCAGCTGGCTCTCTGTATGGTGCCAGAAGCTCAAGAGTTTGTGCCCACAGCAAAGAAAGTCTGAAAGGTGAAGGGCTTTGCATGCCAGCTGTAAAAGACATGGACATGAGCTCACCAGAAAGTCTTCCCAGTGAAGAGACGTTAAAGAATACAGATATGgtagaaaatataaatgtgaTTTCAGATATGGAAAATAGAGAAAGTCTGAGTATAACTCCTATCTTAAATAATTCTTGCCCGCAGTTAACTTTTGAGACTGGTAAAGAAACTGGTGATCAAAGGGGTATTAGTGCACCCCGTTCTGAAAAGTTTGACATCCAAGAAACTTCTAGTAAGACTCAGGTGGATTTAGAAACAATGTCAGCTCTGAACTCTCACATCTCTCTgcctgagaaagaaaagctgtgtaTGTCACCTGAGAATACACAAAGAGATATTTCATCTTTGGACAAAAGATTTAACAATGAAACTTCAATGacaaaaattctttctgtaacaatttctgtgaagaaaagaacCAGCAGTATTGAGGTTCCATCTTCAGGGAATGAATCAGCAGCTGGCTCTCAGTATGGTGCCAAAAGCTCAAGAGTTTGTGCCCACAGCAAAGAAAGTCTGAAAGGTAAAGGGCTTTGCATGCCAGCTGTGAAAGACAGGGACATGAGCTCACCAAAAAGTCCTCCCAGTGAAGAGAAATTTAAGAATACACGTGTAGAAGGGAAGATAGGAAAGGAGGTAGCCCATAGAGGAAGGCTGCCCAAAGATCGTCAACGGGCCTTGTTGGAAGATTCTAAAGAGTCTGGTAGCAAAATAGTCCCCCTCAGGATTGAGAAATATGGAAAGGTTTTGGAAGAAATCCCAAGATCCAAACTGAATAATCTTTCAAAGGAAAGACAAACTGATACAAAGCTCCCAAACTTAGCAGGTACTAGTGCACTTTCACAAACTGTGCATGATCGTGAGGCTGGAGCTGTATCTGACACAGAGGCTGCCCCAGAAGTGCAGGATGATACAACGCCCACAGTTTCTCCACCTCTGGGCACACTATCAGACAGTTGCAAAGAACCATCCCCAAACTGTGTGGTTTGCAGGGAAGCGTGTGTGCCTTACAAATTAAATGCACGAAGCAAAGATAATGTCAAGGAGGTAACAGAAGGCCAGGACAAAGAACCAACTCATGCAGATTGCAAGGAAAATGGGGCTTTAGGTTCAGAGAGACTTGAGCAAATACAGGAACTTCAAATACTTAAACAAAAGAAGTATGGAAAGATGGAAGTACATCAGTTGGACAAGGCACAACCAGAACAGAAGTTGGAACAtcaggagaaagcaaaattcaTACTGCAACCAAGTATGCTGCACAGTTCTGAACTCTTATGCAGCTCTTCATCTGACTTGATGACATCTAGAAATGTGAAGTCTGGAGGCACTTCAGAGGAGATTTTTGCTGTAAGAGGCAGCAAAAATAAACTATGTAGCACTTTACAAGAAGTTGAAAGGCCAAAGATTACCACAGATTTTATTAGTTCACAGTTTTTGAAGACTCAGGattcagaaatggaaaacctGAACCTTAATTTAGGGTATGATGGGATCCCTGGTGCCTTTGGAACTACAAATAAACGAAGAGGAACTACAAATAAACTGAGAGGACCtcttccattaaaaatacaacCTGGAAGGACATGCAAAAAAGTTCCCACATTGTGTCAGCTAAAAACcgtaagaaaaataaaaaaaatgaaaactccaCCTTTCTCTGAGATTCCCCTGGAAATATTCCCTAAACAGGAAAACACGCTTCTGGAATCTTTGTACTTTCCACGTAAACCACTGAcagtggaaaaggaaacagcCATGAGATTTGCGCATATGCCAAGGCAGAGGGCCAAGAGGTGCAGTTTGTTGAACAGcttgaaattcagaaaatgtaCCAAAGAACCAGCATTGTTGAGCAAGTTGTCTGCAATGGCCAGCAAGCTCCTGGCCCCTGCCAAAAGCAGACGTAAGTTAGAATTTCTGCCATATTCTTCTGAAATTCTTCCAGTGGGTGACAGGTACAGCCAATCTAAAAATCTCTTGGAAGCCTTTTCTTGCATTAACAGGAACGTACACTCACGCTGGGCTGACAGCTGCTGCACCAAGATGTTCAGCTTTCAGCCTTTGGCACTTTATCCTGTAGAAACTACCAAAATACTTTCTTCGGACTTAAGCCACACGCCTCCAACCTCTTTCTTGGACACCTCAGTTTTCCCaatttcttttcacataaaGTTGGACTCCAGTCCTGTGACAGACCTCAGAGGGATTACATCCCAGCACTCTGTGCATCACAGCCCAGTTTTCAGAGAAACTCCAGCACCAGCTTCAAAGTGGACTTTGTCTTTTCTCCTGTCTCAGAGCTGTTCAGATACAACAGCTTTCAAGGAAGATTCCAGTGTAAATAATGAGCTTCATTCCTCTCACTCCACAACAACCCCCAGGACTGTTGCTGTTCATCCTGACCCTGGAAGAAACACTGTAGCTGGAAGAAGAGGAGGTTGTTCCACTCTTGGCCTACACACAGTGTTAGCACTTTCTTCCCCTGGATGTTACAGGATTTGGACAAGAAGAAGAAACTTAACCAGTCATATTCCTACCATCCAGAGACTGTTCATATCGCAGTTGGCACAGGGTTTGAAAGGGGACAGGTACCCGAGGTGTGTGTCGGACGAGCCCGTCTCCTCTTTGCCATACTCCCTGGGCAGGGTGTTGTCCATATGGAGCCAGCACGGTCCTTCTGCCCGTCCTTCCGAAATCACTCCTCTCCATTCCACTCACTGCAAGTGGCAGCCAAGTGTGGGCATCGAGAACAG